A stretch of Miscanthus floridulus cultivar M001 chromosome 13, ASM1932011v1, whole genome shotgun sequence DNA encodes these proteins:
- the LOC136502136 gene encoding LOW QUALITY PROTEIN: probable 6-phosphogluconolactonase 3, chloroplastic (The sequence of the model RefSeq protein was modified relative to this genomic sequence to represent the inferred CDS: deleted 1 base in 1 codon): MSTSAAASATAAWTTLPSVNPRRSSSALRLPSSLRRSLPSRLLSSSPSRSPLVPVSAMASPAAAAAGETASRKKLIIFDAEEDLVASLAKYTAELSAKFAAERGAFTVVLSGGSLVKALRKLAEPPYLEAVDWSKWHVFWVDERVVPKDHADSNYKLASDEFLSKVPIPANQVYAINDALSSAGAAEDYETRSKQLVKDGVIETSTVSGFPKFDLILMGMGPDGHIASLFPGHPVVNENQKWVTFVKDSPKPPPERITFTFPVINSSAHIALVVTGAGKAGAVHKALSGGQKTSDLLPVEMVSLQDGELTWFTDKPAVSMLSSI; encoded by the exons ATGTCCACCtcggccgccgcctccgccaccgccgcgtgGACAACCCTACCCTCCGTCAATCCCCGCCGGTCGTCTTCTGCGCTCAGGCTCCCATCGTCCCTCCGCCGGTCCCTTCCAAGCAGGCTCTTATCATCGTCACCCTCGCGCTCTCCGCTCGTGCCGGTCTCCGCCATGGcctctcccgccgccgccgccgccggtgagacGGCCTCCAGGAAGAAACTCATCATATTCGACGCGGAGGAGGACCTCGTGGCGTCGCTGGCCAAGTACACGGCGGAGCTGTCGGCGAAGTTCGCGGCGGAGAGGGGCGCCTTCACCGTCGTGCTCTCCGGCGGCTCCCTCGTCAAGGCCCTCAG GAAACTAGCGGAGCCGCCGTACCTGGAGGCGGTGGATTGGAGTAAATGGCATGTGTTCTGGGTGGATGAGAGGGTGGTGCCCAAGGATCACGCGGATAGCAACTACAAGCTCGCCTCAGATGAGTTCCTCTCTAAG GTGCCGATTCCTGCT AACCAAGTTTATGCCATAAATGATGCACTGTCATCTGCGGGGGCTGCAGAGGACTATGAAACTCGTTCAAAGCAACTTGTTAAGGATGGTGTGATCGAAACGTCTACAGTGTCCGGGTTCCCCAAGTTCGACCTTATTCTTATGGGGATGGGGCCTGATGGCCACATTGCCTCACTCTTCCCTGGCCACCCTGTTGTCAATGAAAACCAGAAGTGGGTCACCTTTGTCAAGGATTCTCCGAAGCCACCACCAGAGAGAATAACCTTCACTTTCCCAGTGATAAATTCGTCCGCACACATCGCCCTTGTGGTCACCGGTGCCGGCAAAGCTGGTGCTGTTCATAAAGCACTTTCAGGAGGGCAGAAGACATCAGATTTGCTGCCTGTTGAGATGGTTTCCCTTCAGGATGGGGAGCTCACTTGGTTCACTGACAAGCCGGCGGTGTCAATGTTGTCGAGCATTTGA
- the LOC136502138 gene encoding LOW QUALITY PROTEIN: RNA-binding protein 1-like (The sequence of the model RefSeq protein was modified relative to this genomic sequence to represent the inferred CDS: deleted 1 base in 1 codon), translating to MAAENYWRYADARQQQQAMVAAAAAAAGMAPAASVAAAQTVGSAAAAMNQQAAAAAMAQQAAAAAPPLKRARPDFGDVSGGQDMTGYYPRETDRAGYHSLRDNDAIGASYDRYLRNGMASVGANDTTRAAGMGAGMAAGMAAGMGAGMGCSMGAGMAGYGVDDRRMMGVGMGYGGRPEPPLPPDASPTLYIEGLPANCTRREVSHIFRPFVGFREVRLVNKESRHPGGDPHVLCFVDFDNPAQATIALEALQGYKFDEHDRDSAHLRLQFSRFPGPRSTGGPRGRR from the exons ATGGCCGCCGAGAATTACTGGAGGTACGCCGAcgcgcggcagcagcagcaggcgatggtggccgccgcggcggccgccgcgggGATGGCCCCCGCGGCGTCCGTCGCCGCGGCCCAGACAGTCGGGAGCGCGGCTGCTGCCATGAATcagcaggccgccgccgccgccatggcacaGCAGGCTgctgccgccgcgccgccgctcaAGCGCGCGCGCCCCGACTTCGGAG ATGTGTCTGGTGGACAAGACATGACAGGATATTATCCACGTGAAACTGACAGGGCAGGATACCATTCCCTTAGAGATAACGACGCAATTGGAGCATCTTATGACCGTTACTTGCGCAATGGG ATGGCCTCCGTCGGTGCCAATGACACTACTAGGGCTGCAGGGATGGGTGCTGGAATGGCTGCTGGGATGGCTGCAGGGATGGGTGCTGGAATGGGCTGCAGC ATGGGTGCTGGGATGGCTGGCTATGGTGTTGATGATCGGCGTATGATGGGTGTTGGGATGGGATATGGTGGCAGACCTGAGCCTCCTCTTCCGCCGGATGCATCACCCACTCTGTATATTGAGGGCTTACCTGCAAACTGCACACGACGGGAGGTTTCAC ATATATTTCGCCCATTTGTTGGTTTTCGTGAAGTGCGTCTTGTCAACAAGGAGTCCAGACAT CCTGGTGGAGATCCACATGTGTTGTGTTTCGTCGATTTTGATAACCCTGCTCAGGCTACAATTGCTCTTGAAGCATTGCAAG GTTATAAGTTTGACGAACACGATCGTGACTCAGCCCACTTGCGGCTGCAATTCTCACGCTTTCCTGGTCCAAGGTCAACTGGCGGGCCTCGCGGTAGGCGTTAA